In Halobaculum rubrum, the following are encoded in one genomic region:
- the argH gene encoding argininosuccinate lyase, which translates to MTDHGSAGGDDADDTDADTETVVRRDRFAGGPARGFMSSLAADERIFAADLAVDRAHTVMLAEQGIVGDDEAAEILSGLAAVEDAGHGALPDGEDVHEAIESAVVAEVGPVGGKMHTARSRNDEVAACIRRRYREDLLDAAEATLVLREALLDAAAEHADTVMPGFTHRQYAQPVTVGHFLSSYAGAVERDTARLLAAFDRTNESPLGGAAFGGTTFDIDRERTADLLGFDGVVENATDAASARDFLVEGTAALATLTATLSGLSTDLIEHATDGYFLPSDDYASTSSIMPQKVNPDTLELVRAVAGDVSGDLTGLLTTLKGLPRAYNRDLQRATPHAWDAVDDATEATEVVAGAVATGDWDESACAADAGAGFSTATGVADALASAGIPFRTAHEVVAEAAATVPDDADPETLAANLDAAAQEVLGESLYEHVSREDLEAALDPVGSVASRASRGGPAPDAVAASLARMTETYDDHEAAVDARRDALAAAETDLTDAVESYT; encoded by the coding sequence ATGACTGACCACGGGAGCGCCGGCGGCGACGACGCGGACGATACTGACGCGGACACCGAGACGGTCGTCCGGCGCGACCGCTTCGCCGGGGGCCCGGCCCGCGGCTTCATGTCGAGCCTCGCGGCCGACGAGCGCATCTTCGCGGCCGACCTCGCCGTCGACCGCGCGCACACGGTGATGCTCGCCGAACAGGGGATCGTCGGCGACGACGAGGCCGCCGAGATCCTCTCCGGGCTCGCGGCCGTCGAGGACGCGGGCCACGGCGCGCTCCCCGACGGCGAGGACGTGCACGAGGCGATCGAGTCGGCGGTCGTCGCCGAGGTCGGACCGGTCGGCGGGAAGATGCACACCGCGCGCTCGCGCAACGACGAGGTCGCCGCCTGCATCCGCCGCCGCTACCGCGAGGATCTGCTCGACGCCGCCGAGGCGACGCTCGTCCTGCGCGAGGCGCTGCTGGACGCGGCCGCCGAGCACGCCGACACCGTCATGCCGGGGTTCACCCACCGGCAGTACGCCCAGCCCGTCACCGTCGGACACTTCCTGTCGTCGTACGCGGGCGCGGTCGAGCGCGACACCGCCCGGCTGCTCGCGGCGTTCGACCGGACGAACGAGTCGCCGCTGGGCGGCGCGGCGTTCGGCGGCACCACCTTCGACATCGACCGCGAGCGGACGGCCGACCTGCTCGGGTTCGACGGCGTCGTCGAGAACGCCACCGACGCCGCGTCCGCGCGGGACTTCCTCGTGGAGGGGACCGCCGCGCTGGCGACCCTGACGGCGACGCTGTCGGGGCTCTCGACCGACCTCATCGAGCACGCCACGGACGGCTACTTCCTCCCCTCGGACGACTACGCGTCCACCTCGTCGATCATGCCCCAGAAGGTGAACCCGGACACGCTGGAGTTGGTCCGCGCGGTCGCGGGCGACGTATCCGGCGACCTGACCGGGCTGCTCACGACGCTGAAGGGGCTGCCGCGGGCGTACAACCGCGACCTTCAGCGCGCGACGCCGCACGCGTGGGACGCCGTCGACGACGCGACCGAGGCGACCGAGGTCGTCGCCGGCGCGGTCGCGACCGGCGACTGGGACGAGTCGGCGTGCGCGGCCGACGCGGGCGCGGGCTTCTCGACGGCTACGGGCGTCGCGGACGCGCTGGCCTCGGCGGGGATCCCGTTCCGGACGGCCCACGAGGTCGTCGCCGAGGCGGCCGCGACCGTGCCCGACGACGCGGACCCGGAGACGCTCGCTGCAAATCTTGACGCGGCCGCACAGGAGGTCCTTGGGGAGTCCCTCTACGAGCACGTGAGCCGCGAGGACCTCGAGGCCGCGCTCGACCCCGTCGGGAGCGTCGCCTCCCGCGCGTCGCGGGGCGGCCCGGCGCCCGACGCCGTGGCCGCCTCCCTCGCGCGCATGACCGAGACGTACGACGACCACGAGGCCGCCGTCGACGCCCGCCGCGACGCGCTCGCGGCCGCCGAAACGGACTTGACCGATGCGGTCGAATCGTACACCTGA
- the hemC gene encoding hydroxymethylbilane synthase, which yields MTTGTLRLATRGSDLALRQAAGVRDELSTRRRDVELVEVETRGDRLDEDLITELGRTGAFVRALDEEVLSGEVDAAVHSLKDMPTDMPDGLVVAAVGERAPAGDALVTREGGDLADLPRGSVVGTSSLRRKAQVLAERPDLEVRPLRGNVDTRLQKLIAPALQAEHERRVEAEADHKGDPGAREEDSEARSASDSRATESSETAKPSRDDGSRDAASEPSRDREYERTVEEWFDDRTEFQRAALEHEVDHEYDAIVLAEAGLRRSDLFYRDEYEVERLDRADHVPAPGQGAVAVTASDPDVIDAIRSAMDHEPTRVATSVERTILAELGGGCIAPIGVNALVQGEHVSARVRVLSADGDTEVKANRDLPLRTYREGAAEFAGSLRDQGAAELIEAAKRAADTETAKRVEEGDE from the coding sequence ATGACAACCGGGACGCTGCGGCTCGCAACCCGCGGCTCCGACCTCGCGCTCCGACAGGCGGCCGGCGTCCGAGACGAGCTCTCGACGCGCCGCCGCGACGTGGAGCTGGTCGAGGTCGAGACGCGCGGCGACCGACTCGACGAGGATCTCATCACCGAACTCGGCCGCACCGGCGCGTTCGTTCGCGCGCTCGACGAGGAGGTGCTGTCGGGCGAGGTCGACGCCGCGGTCCACTCGTTGAAGGACATGCCCACCGACATGCCCGACGGCCTCGTCGTTGCCGCCGTCGGCGAGCGCGCCCCCGCCGGCGACGCGCTCGTCACTCGCGAGGGCGGCGACCTCGCTGACCTCCCGCGCGGCTCGGTCGTCGGCACCTCCTCGCTGCGGCGGAAGGCGCAGGTGCTCGCCGAGCGCCCCGACCTGGAGGTGCGCCCCCTCCGCGGCAACGTCGACACGCGGCTCCAGAAGCTGATCGCGCCCGCGCTTCAGGCCGAGCACGAGCGCCGCGTCGAGGCCGAGGCCGACCACAAGGGGGATCCCGGCGCACGCGAGGAGGATAGCGAGGCGCGGAGCGCCTCGGACAGTCGAGCGACGGAGTCGTCCGAGACGGCGAAGCCGTCTCGTGATGACGGAAGCCGCGACGCGGCTTCCGAACCATCGCGAGACCGCGAGTACGAACGCACCGTCGAGGAGTGGTTCGACGACCGCACCGAGTTCCAGCGCGCCGCGTTGGAACACGAGGTCGACCACGAGTACGACGCCATCGTGCTGGCGGAGGCCGGCCTGCGTCGCTCGGATCTGTTCTACCGCGACGAGTACGAGGTCGAGCGCCTCGACCGCGCGGACCACGTCCCCGCGCCCGGCCAGGGCGCCGTCGCCGTCACCGCGAGCGACCCCGACGTGATCGACGCGATCCGGTCGGCGATGGACCACGAGCCGACCCGCGTCGCCACCAGCGTCGAGCGCACGATCCTCGCCGAGTTGGGCGGCGGCTGTATCGCCCCGATCGGCGTCAACGCGCTCGTCCAGGGCGAGCACGTCAGCGCCCGCGTTCGGGTGCTGTCGGCCGACGGCGACACCGAGGTGAAGGCGAACCGCGACCTCCCGCTGCGTACCTACCGCGAGGGCGCCGCCGAGTTCGCCGGGTCGCTGCGCGATCAGGGCGCCGCCGAACTCATCGAGGCCGCGAAGCGCGCCGCGGACACGGAGACCGCGAAACGCGTCGAGGAGGGTGACGAGTAG
- the argC gene encoding N-acetyl-gamma-glutamyl-phosphate reductase: MSAGENATLTAAVVGASGFAGGELCRLLTGHPNFELVQATSREYENKTLGYVHPNLRGVDVRFSSPDDLDSVDVLFASTPHGVSMEHIDAFRDAAGTVVDLSADFRLSEEADYDEWYDGHVAPEHLADAAYALPELGREKLEGADLIASGGCNATATMLALKPLVDSGVITPDDQVVADLKVGSSEGGAGGGAASSHPERSGVVRPYAPTGHRHEAEIKQELGLSLSFTVHAVDMTRGAAATCHAFPSERVTTGDLWGAYREAYDDEPFVRLVAGGGGVYRYPEPKAVAGTNHAEVGFELDPENGRVVAFSAIDNVMKGAAGQAVHAANVALGLEETAGLEFQGLHPVGSP; encoded by the coding sequence ATGAGTGCGGGCGAGAACGCGACACTCACCGCCGCCGTCGTCGGCGCCTCCGGCTTCGCGGGCGGCGAGCTGTGCCGCCTGCTGACCGGGCATCCGAACTTCGAACTCGTGCAGGCGACCAGCCGTGAGTACGAGAACAAGACGCTCGGCTACGTCCACCCGAACCTCCGCGGCGTCGACGTGCGGTTCTCCTCGCCCGATGACCTGGACTCGGTGGACGTGCTGTTCGCGTCGACGCCCCACGGCGTCTCGATGGAGCATATCGACGCCTTCCGTGACGCCGCGGGCACCGTGGTCGACCTCTCGGCGGACTTCCGGCTCAGCGAGGAGGCGGACTACGACGAGTGGTACGACGGCCACGTCGCGCCCGAGCACCTCGCGGACGCCGCCTACGCGCTCCCCGAGCTGGGGCGCGAGAAACTCGAGGGCGCGGACCTCATCGCCTCCGGCGGCTGCAACGCGACGGCGACGATGCTGGCGCTGAAGCCGCTGGTCGATTCGGGCGTCATCACGCCCGACGATCAGGTGGTCGCCGACCTGAAGGTCGGCTCCTCGGAGGGGGGCGCCGGCGGCGGCGCCGCCTCCAGCCACCCCGAGCGCTCGGGCGTCGTGCGCCCGTACGCGCCGACGGGGCACCGCCACGAGGCGGAGATCAAGCAGGAGCTGGGCCTCTCGCTGTCGTTCACCGTCCACGCGGTCGACATGACCCGCGGGGCGGCGGCGACGTGTCACGCCTTCCCGAGCGAGCGCGTCACCACGGGCGATCTGTGGGGCGCCTACCGCGAGGCGTACGACGACGAGCCGTTCGTCCGCCTCGTCGCGGGCGGCGGCGGCGTGTACCGCTACCCCGAGCCGAAGGCCGTGGCCGGGACGAACCACGCCGAGGTCGGCTTCGAACTCGACCCCGAGAACGGCCGCGTGGTCGCGTTCTCGGCCATCGACAACGTGATGAAGGGCGCGGCGGGGCAGGCGGTCCACGCCGCCAACGTCGCGCTCGGGCTCGAGGAGACGGCCGGTCTGGAGTTCCAGGGGCTCCACCCCGTGGGATCGCCGTGA
- a CDS encoding acetylglutamate/acetylaminoadipate kinase, whose amino-acid sequence MTGFGSTPLTDGSGDVPPVVVKLGGARAVDPAGAVGDVAHLVANGRSVVVVHGGSTAVDDLLDRLGIESEYVETPSGVTGRFTDAETMEAFTMAMAGGVNTDLVTAMKNAGVDAVGLSGVDGGLLTGPRKSAVRVVEDGKKKIRRGDHSGTPKQVNDGLLDTLLADGYTPVVSPPMFGTESESEGTPVNTDADRAAAAVAGALGAELVVLTDVSGVYADPDDPDTLIESVVTSEEYDALTDAAEGFMTRKVMAATEALESGASAVTVADANVRDPVVAALDGAGTRIERSAVVDEDRHADAAADAEVDG is encoded by the coding sequence GTGACCGGCTTCGGATCGACGCCGCTGACCGACGGCTCCGGCGACGTTCCGCCGGTCGTCGTGAAGCTGGGCGGCGCGCGCGCGGTCGACCCCGCGGGCGCCGTCGGCGACGTGGCCCACCTCGTCGCTAACGGGCGCAGCGTGGTCGTCGTCCACGGCGGCTCGACCGCCGTCGACGACCTGCTGGATCGGCTCGGCATCGAGTCGGAGTACGTCGAGACGCCCTCGGGCGTCACCGGCCGCTTCACCGACGCCGAAACGATGGAGGCGTTCACGATGGCGATGGCAGGGGGAGTGAACACGGACCTCGTGACGGCCATGAAGAACGCCGGCGTCGACGCCGTGGGGCTGTCGGGTGTCGACGGCGGCCTCCTGACCGGGCCGCGCAAGTCTGCGGTGCGCGTCGTCGAGGACGGCAAGAAGAAGATCAGACGCGGCGACCACTCGGGCACCCCCAAGCAGGTGAACGACGGCCTGCTCGATACGCTGCTCGCGGACGGCTACACGCCGGTCGTCTCCCCGCCGATGTTCGGCACGGAGTCCGAGAGCGAGGGGACCCCGGTGAACACCGACGCCGACCGCGCGGCCGCGGCGGTCGCTGGTGCGCTCGGCGCGGAGTTGGTCGTCCTCACGGACGTCTCCGGCGTGTATGCGGACCCGGATGACCCCGACACCCTGATCGAGTCGGTCGTCACGAGCGAGGAGTACGACGCGCTCACGGACGCGGCCGAGGGGTTCATGACCCGGAAGGTGATGGCGGCGACCGAGGCCCTCGAATCCGGCGCCAGCGCGGTGACAGTCGCCGACGCGAACGTCCGCGACCCCGTCGTCGCCGCGCTCGACGGGGCGGGGACGCGCATCGAGCGCTCTGCCGTCGTCGACGAAGATCGCCACGCCGACGCCGCCGCCGACGCGGAGGTGGACGGATGA
- the cobA gene encoding uroporphyrinogen-III C-methyltransferase, whose product MSDERDATRDRDGIDRDGGFVSLVGSGPGDPELLTVKARRRLDEADVVLHDKLPGPEILGSISEDKREDVGKRAGGERTSQEYTNDRLVELAEAGEHVVRLKGGDPFVFGRGGEEAEHLAANGVPFEVVPGVTSPIAAPGVAGVPVTHRDHASSVSFVTGHEDPTKDESVVDWAALAATGGTIVVLMGVGKLPLYTAELLDAGMDPATPVALVERGTWPDMRVATGTLADIVDVRDEAGIEPPAITVIGEVAGARERVVEFLRGRGDAAATVDTATTARTEEDE is encoded by the coding sequence ATGAGCGACGAGCGCGACGCGACCCGCGACCGCGACGGCATCGACCGCGACGGCGGCTTCGTCTCGCTGGTCGGCTCGGGCCCCGGCGACCCCGAACTGCTCACGGTGAAGGCACGCCGCCGACTCGATGAGGCGGACGTGGTGCTGCACGACAAGCTCCCCGGCCCCGAGATCCTCGGATCCATCTCCGAGGACAAACGCGAGGACGTGGGCAAGCGCGCCGGCGGCGAGCGCACCAGTCAGGAGTACACGAACGACCGGCTCGTCGAACTCGCGGAGGCCGGTGAGCACGTGGTCCGCCTGAAAGGCGGCGACCCGTTCGTCTTCGGACGCGGCGGCGAGGAGGCCGAACACCTCGCCGCCAACGGCGTCCCGTTCGAGGTCGTCCCGGGCGTCACCTCCCCCATCGCCGCGCCGGGCGTCGCGGGCGTCCCCGTGACCCACCGGGACCACGCCTCCTCCGTCTCGTTCGTCACGGGCCACGAGGACCCGACAAAGGACGAATCCGTGGTGGACTGGGCGGCGCTCGCGGCCACCGGCGGCACCATCGTCGTCCTGATGGGCGTCGGGAAGCTGCCGCTGTACACCGCCGAACTGCTCGACGCCGGGATGGACCCCGCTACGCCCGTGGCGCTCGTCGAGCGCGGCACCTGGCCCGACATGCGCGTCGCGACCGGCACGCTCGCCGACATCGTCGACGTGCGTGACGAGGCGGGGATCGAGCCGCCCGCGATCACCGTGATCGGTGAAGTCGCCGGCGCTCGCGAGCGAGTGGTCGAGTTCCTGCGCGGACGCGGCGACGCGGCCGCGACCGTCGACACAGCGACCACAGCCCGCACGGAGGAGGACGAATGA
- the lysW gene encoding lysine biosynthesis protein LysW, with amino-acid sequence MTESECVECGGTVALHDDLEVGEIVDCETCGAELEVVDVSPPVLDRAPELEEDWGE; translated from the coding sequence ATGACCGAATCCGAATGCGTCGAGTGCGGGGGAACGGTGGCCCTGCACGACGACCTGGAGGTCGGAGAGATCGTCGACTGTGAAACATGCGGCGCCGAGCTGGAGGTCGTCGACGTCTCCCCGCCGGTCCTCGATCGAGCCCCGGAGCTCGAAGAGGACTGGGGGGAGTGA
- the lysX gene encoding lysine biosynthesis protein LysX: MKLGLLYSRIRKDEKLLLSELRDRGHEVAKIDVRKQRFGLNETTAEIADCDLVIDRCLATSRSLYATRLLSAYGVPVINSPETAAVCADKVKNSLALESAGVPTPATEVAFTTEAAMEAIEEFGYPCVIKPVVGSWGRLMAKLDTENAAEAILEHKATLGHYEHKVFYVQEYVDKPGRDIRVLACDGEPVAAMTRTSEHWLTNAAKGGETDTFDLDDEATELVRKASDAVGGGLLGVDLMETGEARSASESSGERSDPRDGESRYTVHEVNHTVEFKALNEASEVDVPAAVVDWLELKAEAANEAVMTA; encoded by the coding sequence ATGAAGCTCGGCCTGCTCTACTCCCGGATCCGAAAAGACGAGAAGCTCCTCCTGTCGGAGCTTCGCGACCGCGGCCACGAGGTCGCCAAGATCGACGTGCGCAAGCAGCGGTTCGGCCTGAACGAGACGACCGCCGAGATAGCCGACTGCGATCTGGTGATCGACCGCTGTCTCGCCACCTCGCGCTCGCTGTACGCCACGCGGCTCCTCTCGGCGTACGGCGTCCCCGTGATCAACAGTCCGGAGACCGCGGCGGTCTGCGCCGACAAGGTGAAGAACAGCCTCGCGCTGGAGAGCGCGGGCGTGCCGACGCCGGCGACCGAGGTCGCGTTCACGACGGAGGCCGCGATGGAGGCCATCGAGGAGTTCGGCTACCCGTGCGTGATCAAGCCGGTCGTCGGCTCGTGGGGCAGGCTGATGGCCAAGCTCGACACCGAGAACGCCGCCGAGGCGATCCTCGAACACAAGGCGACGCTCGGCCACTACGAGCACAAGGTGTTCTACGTGCAGGAGTACGTCGACAAGCCCGGCCGCGACATCCGCGTGCTGGCGTGTGACGGCGAGCCCGTCGCCGCGATGACGCGTACCTCCGAGCACTGGCTCACCAACGCCGCGAAGGGCGGCGAGACTGACACCTTCGATCTCGACGACGAGGCGACGGAGCTGGTGCGGAAGGCGAGCGACGCCGTCGGCGGCGGCCTGCTCGGCGTCGACCTGATGGAGACGGGCGAGGCGCGTAGCGCCTCGGAATCGAGCGGGGAGCGGAGCGACCCGCGAGACGGCGAGTCGAGGTACACCGTTCACGAGGTGAACCACACCGTCGAGTTCAAGGCGCTGAACGAGGCCAGCGAGGTCGACGTGCCCGCGGCGGTCGTCGACTGGCTCGAACTGAAGGCGGAGGCGGCGAACGAAGCCGTGATGACGGCATGA
- a CDS encoding aspartate aminotransferase family protein, which yields MTAFEDLSDAGEGFVFSEKPIQLESGEGVHLTAADGTEYLDFGASYACTPLGHCPPAVVDAVQEQAAELLYVQASYPNAARTELYERLGAVAPGDISKVWPCNSGTEANEAAMKFARSATGREKIVATKRGFHGRTLGALAMTWKKKYRAPFEPVAGGVEFVDYGDSEALAEAVDDETAAVFLEPVQGEGGINPADPEYLQSARDLTEDAGAALVFDEIQTGMGRTGDLWACEGAGVEPDILTTAKGVASGLPLGATLCADWIADGAASHGSTFSGNPVVAAAANATLEELVANDVPGHAATVGDYLTTQLEAAIEEHDLPVREVRGEGLMIGIEVKRGANRYLRELALNHQILALPAGRSVLRLLPPLVINEGHAREVVDALAEVL from the coding sequence ATGACCGCGTTCGAGGACCTGAGCGACGCCGGCGAGGGGTTCGTCTTCTCCGAGAAACCCATCCAGTTGGAGTCCGGGGAGGGAGTCCACCTCACCGCCGCCGACGGAACCGAGTATCTCGACTTCGGCGCCAGCTACGCGTGTACGCCGCTGGGTCACTGCCCGCCCGCCGTCGTCGATGCGGTGCAAGAGCAGGCGGCCGAGTTGCTGTACGTGCAGGCGTCGTATCCCAACGCCGCCCGCACGGAGCTGTACGAGCGCCTCGGCGCGGTCGCCCCCGGCGACATCTCGAAGGTGTGGCCCTGTAACTCCGGGACGGAGGCGAACGAGGCGGCGATGAAGTTCGCGCGCTCGGCCACCGGCCGCGAGAAGATCGTGGCGACGAAGCGCGGCTTCCACGGTCGGACGCTGGGCGCGCTGGCGATGACGTGGAAGAAGAAGTACCGCGCGCCCTTCGAGCCCGTCGCCGGCGGCGTCGAGTTCGTCGACTACGGCGACAGCGAGGCGCTCGCCGAGGCCGTCGACGACGAGACGGCCGCGGTGTTCCTCGAACCCGTGCAGGGCGAGGGCGGGATCAACCCCGCCGACCCCGAGTACCTCCAGTCCGCACGCGACCTGACCGAGGACGCCGGCGCGGCGCTGGTGTTCGACGAGATCCAGACCGGGATGGGCCGCACGGGAGACCTGTGGGCCTGCGAGGGCGCGGGCGTCGAGCCGGACATCCTCACGACGGCGAAGGGCGTCGCCTCCGGTCTCCCGCTGGGCGCGACGTTGTGTGCCGACTGGATCGCCGACGGCGCCGCCAGCCACGGGTCGACGTTCTCGGGCAACCCGGTCGTCGCCGCCGCGGCCAACGCGACCCTGGAGGAGCTGGTCGCCAACGACGTGCCCGGCCACGCGGCGACGGTCGGCGACTACCTCACCACCCAACTCGAAGCGGCGATCGAGGAGCACGACCTCCCCGTGCGCGAGGTGCGCGGGGAGGGGCTGATGATCGGCATCGAGGTGAAGCGCGGGGCGAACCGCTACCTGCGCGAGTTGGCGCTGAACCACCAGATCCTCGCGCTGCCGGCGGGGCGCTCGGTGCTTCGCCTGCTCCCGCCGCTCGTGATCAACGAGGGGCACGCCCGCGAGGTCGTCGACGCGCTGGCGGAGGTGCTGTGA
- a CDS encoding argininosuccinate synthase, whose amino-acid sequence MTKRVALAFSGGLDTTVCVPLLEEEYGYDEVVGVTVDVGQPAEEFDEAEETAEALDLEHYVVDAKTEFAELCFDSVRANATYQGYPLGTALARPVIAEAILGVAEEHDCDALAHGCTGKGNDQLRFETVWRGSDKEVIAPVRELGLTREWEIEYADEKDLPVEGGNEGAWSIDTNLWSRSVEGDDLEDPTYVPPEDIYDWTTTPGDAEGEELVEIGFEMGYPVTLNIVEETSTGSRLSAENGEAVDSVELIEELNEIAGAYGVGRTDMMEDRMLGLKVRENYEHPAATVLLTAHEALEQLVFTKSERDFKQQIDDQWAQQGYKGLVNSPLVNSLEGYLDAGQEKVTGTVTVKLQGGQCRPVARDSEYGVYSESAASFNTETVDGIEQADATGVAKYHGFQERLANEVLENVKTGEGGETLAADGSGEADE is encoded by the coding sequence ATGACGAAACGCGTTGCGCTCGCATTCAGCGGTGGACTCGACACGACCGTCTGCGTCCCGCTCCTCGAGGAGGAGTACGGCTACGACGAGGTCGTCGGCGTCACCGTCGACGTGGGCCAGCCCGCCGAGGAGTTCGACGAGGCCGAGGAGACCGCCGAGGCGCTCGATCTGGAGCACTACGTCGTCGACGCGAAGACCGAGTTCGCGGAGCTGTGTTTCGACTCCGTGCGCGCGAACGCGACGTATCAGGGCTACCCGCTCGGGACGGCGCTCGCGCGTCCGGTGATCGCGGAAGCCATCCTCGGCGTCGCCGAGGAACACGACTGCGACGCCCTCGCCCACGGCTGCACGGGCAAGGGGAACGACCAACTGCGCTTCGAGACGGTGTGGCGCGGCTCCGACAAGGAGGTCATCGCGCCCGTGCGCGAGCTCGGCCTCACCCGCGAGTGGGAGATCGAGTACGCCGACGAGAAGGACCTCCCCGTCGAGGGCGGCAACGAGGGCGCGTGGTCGATCGACACGAACCTCTGGTCGCGCTCGGTCGAGGGCGACGACCTCGAGGACCCGACGTACGTCCCGCCGGAGGACATCTACGACTGGACGACGACGCCCGGCGACGCGGAGGGCGAGGAGCTGGTGGAGATCGGCTTCGAGATGGGCTACCCGGTGACGCTGAACATCGTCGAGGAGACCTCGACTGGCTCTCGGCTGTCGGCCGAGAACGGGGAGGCGGTCGACTCCGTCGAGCTCATCGAGGAGCTGAACGAGATCGCGGGCGCGTACGGCGTCGGCCGCACGGACATGATGGAGGACCGCATGCTCGGCCTGAAGGTGCGCGAGAACTACGAGCACCCCGCGGCGACCGTCCTCCTGACGGCCCACGAGGCGCTCGAACAACTCGTGTTCACGAAGTCCGAGCGCGACTTCAAGCAACAGATCGACGACCAGTGGGCCCAGCAGGGGTACAAGGGCCTCGTGAACTCCCCGCTCGTGAACTCCCTGGAGGGCTACCTCGACGCCGGCCAGGAGAAGGTCACCGGCACGGTCACCGTCAAGCTGCAGGGCGGCCAGTGCCGCCCCGTCGCACGCGACTCCGAGTACGGCGTCTACTCCGAGTCGGCCGCCTCGTTCAACACGGAGACGGTCGACGGCATCGAGCAGGCCGACGCGACGGGCGTCGCGAAGTACCACGGCTTCCAGGAGCGCCTCGCGAACGAGGTCCTCGAGAACGTGAAGACCGGCGAGGGCGGGGAGACGCTGGCAGCCGACGGGAGCGGCGAGGCAGACGAATAG
- a CDS encoding [LysW]-lysine hydrolase has translation MAVSNPLDLTEALDTEGRRLLYDLVSTPSVSGEEADAAAVLVEFLEDHGRETYTDEVGNVRAPGDDSLLLTSHVDTVPGDIPVEIADGDEELGADGPVLWGRGSVDATGSLAAMAVAAVEAGVSFVGVTGEETDSRGARHLVESRDAPEAVINGEPSGWDAVTLGYRGLISGTYVATSESGHTSRPDSNAVQHAMHWWQRVEGAFDYYDYGAVFEQVTTKPVAVEGGLSEDGLSMEATMDVQFRVPPSLDPEDVRERADAELDVGTVHWNEPIPPVMGDPRDPVATALRGGIRRAGGDPRLLRKTGTADVNVFAGAWDVPMATYGPGDSSLDHAPDERLPLEEFDRAIEVLTDASQRLRGRTDD, from the coding sequence ATGGCGGTGTCGAATCCGCTGGACCTGACGGAGGCGCTCGACACGGAGGGCCGCCGACTGCTGTACGATCTGGTGTCGACGCCGTCCGTCTCCGGCGAGGAGGCCGACGCCGCGGCGGTGCTCGTGGAGTTCCTCGAGGACCACGGCCGCGAGACGTACACCGACGAGGTCGGGAACGTTCGCGCGCCCGGCGACGACTCGCTCCTCTTGACCTCCCACGTCGACACCGTCCCGGGCGACATCCCGGTCGAGATCGCCGACGGCGACGAGGAGTTGGGCGCCGACGGCCCCGTGCTGTGGGGCCGCGGCAGCGTCGACGCCACGGGGTCGCTGGCGGCGATGGCCGTCGCGGCCGTCGAAGCCGGCGTCTCGTTCGTCGGCGTGACCGGCGAGGAGACCGACTCCCGCGGCGCCCGTCACCTCGTCGAAAGCCGCGACGCGCCCGAGGCCGTCATCAACGGCGAGCCGTCCGGCTGGGACGCCGTGACGCTCGGCTACCGCGGACTCATCTCGGGCACGTACGTCGCGACCAGCGAGTCGGGACACACCTCCCGCCCGGATTCCAACGCGGTCCAGCACGCGATGCACTGGTGGCAGCGCGTCGAGGGCGCGTTCGACTACTACGACTACGGGGCCGTCTTCGAGCAGGTGACGACCAAGCCCGTCGCGGTCGAGGGCGGCCTCTCCGAGGACGGCCTCTCGATGGAGGCGACGATGGACGTGCAGTTCCGCGTGCCGCCGTCGCTCGACCCGGAGGACGTCCGCGAGCGCGCCGACGCCGAACTCGACGTCGGGACGGTCCACTGGAACGAGCCGATCCCCCCCGTGATGGGCGACCCCCGAGACCCCGTGGCGACGGCGCTCCGCGGCGGGATCCGTCGCGCGGGCGGCGACCCACGCCTGCTCCGCAAGACCGGCACCGCCGACGTGAACGTCTTCGCCGGCGCGTGGGACGTGCCGATGGCGACGTACGGCCCCGGCGACTCCTCGCTGGACCACGCGCCCGACGAACGCCTCCCGCTGGAGGAGTTCGACCGCGCGATCGAGGTGCTGACGGACGCCTCACAACGACTGCGAGGTCGAACGGACGACTGA